The Solibacillus sp. FSL W7-1436 genome window below encodes:
- a CDS encoding ABC transporter ATP-binding protein, with protein MIEVKNVSKKFKRKQVLKDMSFTAEKGQITCLIGINGAGKTTIMKSIMALTPIDRGEILIDGKKISKDAFERITYIPDRLTMSPNYTIAQSFDFMADFYKVWNEQRATELLAFFQLDPSDKISSLSKGNTAKVNLLLGLALDVDYILMDEPFSGIDIFSREQIANVFTSHLIENRGVIITTHEINDIEHLIDKAVLIGDGRVLREMNVEEMRETEGKSVVDVMREVYVG; from the coding sequence GTGATTGAAGTTAAAAATGTCTCTAAAAAGTTCAAAAGAAAGCAAGTCCTGAAAGATATGAGCTTTACTGCAGAAAAAGGGCAAATAACATGCCTGATCGGAATTAACGGTGCAGGAAAAACGACCATTATGAAATCAATCATGGCGCTCACTCCGATTGACCGTGGCGAAATACTAATCGACGGCAAAAAAATAAGCAAAGATGCTTTTGAAAGAATTACGTATATTCCGGACCGTCTGACAATGTCACCAAACTATACAATTGCGCAAAGCTTCGATTTTATGGCCGATTTTTATAAAGTGTGGAATGAACAGCGGGCAACAGAACTCCTTGCCTTTTTTCAACTGGATCCGAGCGATAAAATTTCAAGCCTGTCAAAAGGAAACACGGCAAAAGTCAATTTGCTGCTTGGCTTGGCACTGGATGTGGACTATATATTGATGGATGAGCCGTTTTCAGGAATCGACATCTTTTCAAGAGAACAGATTGCCAATGTCTTTACAAGTCATTTAATTGAAAATCGCGGCGTCATTATTACAACACATGAAATTAATGATATTGAACATTTAATCGATAAGGCAGTGCTCATTGGGGACGGCCGTGTATTAAGAGAAATGAATGTAGAAGAGATGCGGGAAACAGAAGGCAAATCCGTAGTAGATGTAATGCGGGAGGTGTATGTCGGATGA
- a CDS encoding GntR family transcriptional regulator, with protein sequence MDVKFNNRDPVYVQVIRHFKEQIAKGSFAPGHVIPSRRELANQLKINPNTVQRAYKEMEEQKLIYTEGNMPSCITKDEAVLKSVREELISEAVQVFISSIKSINAPLPEIMELVQKQYEEAEQRD encoded by the coding sequence GTGGATGTGAAATTCAATAACCGGGATCCTGTATACGTGCAGGTTATCCGTCATTTTAAGGAACAAATTGCAAAAGGTTCGTTTGCGCCAGGGCATGTTATCCCATCTAGACGGGAGTTGGCCAATCAGCTCAAAATCAACCCGAATACAGTGCAGCGTGCCTATAAGGAAATGGAGGAGCAGAAATTGATTTATACAGAAGGAAATATGCCAAGTTGCATTACGAAAGATGAAGCTGTACTAAAAAGTGTACGTGAAGAATTAATCAGTGAAGCGGTGCAAGTATTTATCAGTTCCATAAAATCAATCAATGCGCCACTTCCCGAAATAATGGAGCTCGTACAGAAACAGTATGAGGAGGCGGAGCAGCGTGATTGA
- a CDS encoding transglutaminase domain-containing protein produces the protein MGNLIIFSIIFLIVLVIFIKLFCSFTAQLYIRNRIRKGIRQHFKQIKLAKGNKQQLFDVYKSVYKSATTKPNRIFASRDRDKFELKANTELNRMTRNPFTKLYASALTYSKGLFTCLFLVATILSGGILKEEVKASSLTLPTVDENIQLKLNVNLEDKIDQIVTSFMQGENKLQSFKFQDLANKKVVPVYDVKDLPQAVTNVEQLGQAIAHHMSQFEHQFTVYYEGDVSDFETTIDEVFAWLEVNEPYLWAVMGEFSTRAKYYGNKVEWHATVNYDLTAEENAVVLGKIDQIISTIPQDATESEKVKFVNDYLVVHTAYNVNSKANPHTPYSVLMNGEGVCEGYALAALLMFEALGIEAKYVVGNAGGPHAWNLVKVDGQWYHLDITWNDPVPDQGDRVHYQYFLISDEKLSNDHEWTKSDYPKTSVNDYL, from the coding sequence ATGGGCAATTTAATTATTTTTTCAATCATTTTTCTAATCGTCCTAGTAATTTTCATAAAACTGTTTTGTTCCTTTACCGCACAATTATATATTCGGAACCGTATACGAAAAGGAATCAGGCAGCATTTTAAACAGATTAAATTGGCAAAAGGCAATAAGCAACAGCTTTTTGACGTATATAAAAGTGTTTATAAAAGCGCCACAACAAAACCAAACCGAATATTTGCCTCCAGAGACCGGGATAAATTTGAACTGAAAGCAAATACGGAATTGAATCGTATGACGAGAAATCCTTTTACAAAACTGTATGCAAGCGCATTAACGTATTCAAAAGGATTGTTTACATGCCTTTTTCTCGTGGCGACAATTCTTTCGGGCGGAATTTTGAAAGAGGAAGTAAAAGCCTCTTCATTGACTTTACCCACAGTGGACGAAAACATTCAACTGAAACTGAATGTTAACCTGGAAGATAAAATCGATCAGATCGTGACCAGCTTTATGCAAGGTGAAAATAAACTGCAAAGCTTTAAATTTCAGGATTTGGCGAATAAGAAGGTTGTTCCCGTTTATGATGTAAAAGATTTACCGCAGGCAGTGACAAATGTAGAACAGTTAGGGCAGGCAATCGCCCACCATATGTCGCAGTTTGAACATCAGTTTACGGTGTACTATGAAGGGGACGTTTCCGATTTTGAAACGACTATAGATGAAGTATTTGCATGGCTTGAGGTAAATGAACCGTATTTATGGGCGGTCATGGGCGAGTTTTCAACACGTGCCAAATACTATGGCAATAAAGTCGAATGGCATGCAACGGTAAACTATGATTTAACAGCAGAAGAAAATGCCGTTGTGCTAGGGAAAATCGATCAGATTATAAGTACAATTCCGCAGGACGCAACGGAATCGGAGAAAGTGAAATTTGTGAATGATTATTTAGTCGTGCACACAGCATACAATGTGAACAGTAAAGCGAATCCGCATACACCTTATTCTGTTTTAATGAATGGGGAAGGCGTCTGTGAAGGATATGCATTGGCCGCCTTATTAATGTTTGAAGCGCTCGGCATCGAGGCGAAATATGTTGTCGGTAATGCCGGCGGACCACATGCCTGGAATTTGGTGAAAGTGGATGGACAGTGGTATCACCTCGATATTACATGGAATGACCCGGTTCCGGATCAGGGAGACCGAGTCCATTATCAATATTTCCTCATAAGCGATGAAAAACTGTCAAATGACCATGAATGGACTAAATCGGATTATCCGAAAACATCTGTAAATGATTACCTTTAA